Genomic DNA from uncultured Desulfuromusa sp.:
CCGTTTTGTTGATGGGGCGGCAGCGACAGCGCGATATGCAGGAATGCCGCCCTTATTAATAGGCATAGTTGTCATCGGCTTTGGAACGTCTGCCCCGGAATTAGTTGTTTCCGCAATATCCTCATTACAAGGAAATCCCGGGTTGGCTCTTGGGAATGCCTATGGATCTAATATTTCTAATATTGCCCTTATTCTCGGGTTAACTGCTTTCATCAGTCCAATAACTGTCAAATCAGGGGTGCTTCGTAGGGAACTGCCAATTTTACTTGGTGTGACCATTTTGGGTGCTGCTTTGTTGTTGGACTTGACTCTGAGTCGATTTGATTCCTGTGTTTTGCTGCTGGTGTTTACTGTTGTTATGGGATGGTCGATCTGGAATGGGCTGAAACAAAGACAAGACAGCCTTGGTGTCGACGTGGATGACATGTTGGATAAAAATCCCATGTCTCGTCAGAGTGCAATGGTCTGGCTGCTTGTGGGAATGTGTCTTCTTGTTGTCAGTTCAAGGGTTCTGGTTTGGGGTGCTGTTGAGATAGCTCGTGGGTTTGGGGTCAGTGACCTGATTATCGGTTTAACTGTTGTTGCGATAGGAACGTCCTTGCCCGAATTAGCATCAGCACTGGCAGCTATCCGAAAAGGTGAACATGATCTTGCCATTGGCAACGTTATTGGCTCGAACTTGTTTAATACCCTGGCTGTAGTCGGCTTGGCAGGAGCTATCCGGCCTTTAGATATTGGAGCTGAAGTTCTCTACCGTGATAGCCTGCTTATGGGCCTTTTGACCTTGGTTTTATTTATGGTTCGCGCGGATAAAGATGGTGAAAAAAAGATTTCCAGAGTTGATGGTTTCTTGTTGTTAATTATTTATCTTGGTTACTCTGGTTATTTAATTTCAAAAGTTTTTGGACTTGTGTAACGTATTCACCTCCTCGTTATTATTCTCTCCCCTCCGCGCATAAAATCCTGACAACTATATAAAATATAACTCTATGGGTTGACTTTGATGTGAAAATGCATGATATTCTTTAAATATGGATATTAAAAGAACGATCGACGACATAGACTATCAGA
This window encodes:
- a CDS encoding calcium/sodium antiporter → MALILPAFALIFGLLLLVWSADRFVDGAAATARYAGMPPLLIGIVVIGFGTSAPELVVSAISSLQGNPGLALGNAYGSNISNIALILGLTAFISPITVKSGVLRRELPILLGVTILGAALLLDLTLSRFDSCVLLLVFTVVMGWSIWNGLKQRQDSLGVDVDDMLDKNPMSRQSAMVWLLVGMCLLVVSSRVLVWGAVEIARGFGVSDLIIGLTVVAIGTSLPELASALAAIRKGEHDLAIGNVIGSNLFNTLAVVGLAGAIRPLDIGAEVLYRDSLLMGLLTLVLFMVRADKDGEKKISRVDGFLLLIIYLGYSGYLISKVFGLV